In Acaryochloris marina S15, a single genomic region encodes these proteins:
- a CDS encoding phosphotransacetylase family protein, giving the protein MQKASKHLLIGSIEAFSGKSAAILGLAQSLISKGYRLAYAKPIGTYAEGLADDGLDIDVKFIAETLGLTPEQVYPTLLSIHPQHIQQQLEDGDATNYVEQLHQLEKKDDVDLVILEGPGSLSEGYLFDVSLPQMAQALDAEVVLVSRFHNLAMIDAVLNAKATLGNRLVGVIFNDVSVEQQQLLQSTVQSFLETKQIPVLGVLPSNALLRSVSVSELVQQLQADILCGHDYLNLMVEELTIGAMNVNSALKYFRKGRNMAVVTGGDRTDLQLAALESSTHCLILTGHFPPNELVLNRAKDLEIPVLLVDSDTLTTVEIVEKAFKRAQVHERIKVECIQEMINQHCNIDQLLAALGLTSPVTL; this is encoded by the coding sequence GTGCAAAAGGCGTCAAAACATCTGCTGATTGGTTCCATTGAAGCATTCAGTGGTAAGTCAGCTGCCATTCTGGGCCTTGCTCAATCTCTGATCAGTAAGGGATACCGATTGGCCTACGCTAAACCTATCGGCACGTACGCTGAGGGATTGGCCGATGACGGACTGGACATTGATGTTAAATTCATTGCTGAAACCCTCGGGCTCACGCCAGAGCAGGTTTACCCTACCCTGTTATCTATTCATCCTCAACATATTCAGCAACAGCTTGAAGATGGAGATGCGACTAACTATGTAGAACAACTACATCAGTTAGAAAAGAAAGATGATGTTGACCTTGTGATTTTAGAAGGTCCTGGCTCTCTTTCAGAAGGATATCTATTTGACGTATCTTTACCTCAAATGGCTCAAGCACTAGATGCAGAAGTCGTGTTAGTGAGCCGCTTTCACAATCTCGCCATGATTGATGCTGTGCTCAATGCGAAGGCCACCCTTGGTAATCGTTTGGTGGGCGTCATTTTCAACGATGTGAGCGTTGAACAACAACAACTATTGCAATCAACAGTGCAATCTTTCCTTGAAACGAAACAAATCCCTGTTTTAGGGGTATTGCCTAGTAACGCTTTACTGCGCAGCGTCAGTGTATCGGAGTTGGTTCAACAGCTCCAAGCTGACATCCTGTGCGGTCATGACTACTTAAACCTCATGGTGGAAGAGCTAACCATTGGGGCAATGAATGTCAATTCTGCCTTAAAGTATTTCCGAAAAGGTCGAAACATGGCTGTGGTGACAGGAGGCGATCGCACCGATCTTCAACTTGCGGCTTTGGAGTCTTCTACCCATTGTTTGATTTTGACCGGGCATTTCCCCCCCAATGAATTGGTACTGAACCGGGCTAAAGATCTAGAGATCCCCGTGTTGTTAGTTGATTCAGATACCCTAACCACCGTTGAAATCGTCGAGAAAGCCTTCAAACGTGCCCAAGTGCATGAGCGCATTAAAGTTGAATGTATTCAGGAAATGATCAATCAGCACTGCAATATTGATCAGCTCCTGGCAGCTCTGGGTTTAACGTCTCCAGTCACTCTTTAG
- the ebsA gene encoding type IV pilus biogenesis protein EbsA: MTQVLDAIQPATPRDVNVYLPYYQGGKRDLLPLAISLYQNNNLEGQRGIEGGSNIPFVATWNVSKLPADLTRCRIQFDNDGDLNYELTITNFEFIGFLIEVITNYRRTKVADFPKTFYRKLLKLDD; this comes from the coding sequence ATGACCCAAGTTTTAGATGCTATTCAACCTGCTACCCCACGAGACGTCAATGTCTACCTGCCCTATTACCAAGGCGGTAAAAGAGATTTACTACCTTTGGCGATCTCGCTTTATCAAAATAACAACTTAGAAGGGCAACGGGGCATCGAAGGGGGAAGCAATATTCCCTTTGTGGCGACATGGAATGTTTCTAAATTGCCTGCAGACCTAACCCGTTGCCGCATCCAGTTTGATAATGACGGGGACTTAAATTACGAACTCACGATTACGAATTTCGAATTTATTGGTTTTTTAATCGAAGTCATTACCAACTACCGACGCACTAAAGTTGCTGATTTTCCCAAGACTTTCTATCGTAAGCTGTTAAAGCTAGATGATTAA
- a CDS encoding radical SAM protein, protein MAPLVANYYLTYRCNARCHFCDIWALDPGKEADFDTIEHNLEDLKRLGVKYVDFTGGEPLLRADVGEIYQTAKQLGFYTSMTTNTILYLKKAHEVRGLVDFLNFSLDGPDAETHDHSRGVKIFDNLVESVKLALELGEYPVLNHTVTAQNYERIHEVAELGARLGVRVWLNPAFTAYANYNNRKNPTPAIVEAIESSGRKYRNLGYNKAALEFIRAGGNDTQNPRCKAVDAVIAISPNDELLLPCYHFAQTGVPIEGKLYDMYRQSEIVEEYRQSQGQLKVCEGCTVWCYLIPSFFQGVDKYWVLNQVSYVGEFLARKRFLQHV, encoded by the coding sequence ATGGCTCCCCTAGTTGCAAATTACTATCTGACCTACCGCTGTAATGCACGATGTCATTTCTGTGATATCTGGGCATTAGATCCAGGTAAGGAAGCAGATTTCGATACGATCGAGCATAATCTAGAGGATTTAAAGCGCCTGGGAGTCAAATACGTTGACTTTACAGGGGGAGAACCTCTTTTAAGAGCAGATGTTGGCGAAATCTACCAGACTGCCAAGCAGCTTGGTTTTTACACCAGCATGACCACCAACACCATCCTCTATTTAAAAAAAGCCCATGAAGTCAGAGGGCTAGTCGACTTCCTCAATTTCTCACTGGATGGTCCAGATGCAGAAACTCATGATCACTCAAGAGGGGTCAAGATTTTTGACAATTTAGTCGAGTCGGTCAAGTTAGCTCTGGAGCTAGGTGAATATCCAGTTCTTAACCATACGGTGACGGCTCAGAACTACGAGCGAATTCATGAGGTGGCTGAATTAGGTGCGCGCCTGGGTGTCAGAGTATGGCTGAATCCAGCATTCACCGCTTACGCGAACTATAACAATCGGAAAAATCCAACCCCTGCCATTGTCGAAGCGATTGAATCGAGTGGTAGAAAGTACCGAAATCTGGGCTACAACAAAGCAGCTTTAGAGTTCATCCGGGCTGGGGGGAATGATACCCAAAACCCAAGGTGTAAAGCGGTTGATGCAGTGATCGCTATTTCTCCAAATGACGAGTTGCTGCTTCCTTGCTACCATTTCGCTCAAACAGGCGTACCAATAGAAGGCAAACTGTACGATATGTACCGACAATCCGAAATTGTCGAAGAATATCGTCAATCCCAAGGTCAACTGAAGGTATGTGAAGGGTGTACAGTCTGGTGTTATCTCATTCCCAGTTTCTTCCAAGGCGTTGATAAATATTGGGTCCTAAACCAAGTAAGTTATGTCGGAGAATTCCTGGCCAGAAAACGATTCTTGCAACATGTCTAA
- a CDS encoding glycosyltransferase family 2 protein → MSNVKSPWPEDSELPQLSDVEIDYPEGEGRRRKAALMLALIWSCTISLHLFSVGFWAVCCLTTIISMHWLRMIRASALPTVEPLSLDKAETEYPFVSLLVSAKNEEAVLGALVKTLCKLDYPAERYEVWIVDDNSTDKTPDVLAQLSEEYSQLHVLRRSAEDGGGKSGALNQVLPLTQGDIIGVFDADAQVSADLLCRVLPLFDDQQMGAVQVRKQIANADTNFWTRGQSAEMGLDLYLQQQRIAVGGVGELRGNGQFVRRQALASCGGWNEATITDDLDLTFRLHLNHWDIGILPLPAVREEGVTRAVALWHQRNRWAEGGYQRYLDYWPLIIRNRLGPRKTFDLVVFWFAQYVLPTAAVPDLVMATARNQLPLLMPMTSVTMLLSLVGMWNGLDRIRRAEQVAPSPFVMFLQTVRGTLYTCHWFLVMACVTARMSIRPKRLKWVKTLRQDDYQIYVPD, encoded by the coding sequence ATGTCTAACGTGAAATCTCCTTGGCCAGAAGACTCGGAACTCCCACAGCTTTCTGATGTGGAAATTGATTACCCCGAAGGTGAAGGTCGGCGACGCAAAGCGGCTTTGATGCTCGCCTTAATCTGGAGTTGTACGATTTCTCTGCACCTGTTTTCAGTCGGTTTCTGGGCTGTTTGTTGCCTGACAACCATTATTAGTATGCACTGGCTGCGGATGATTCGGGCGTCTGCACTGCCTACTGTAGAGCCATTAAGTTTAGACAAAGCTGAAACTGAATATCCCTTTGTATCGCTTTTAGTATCGGCAAAAAATGAAGAAGCAGTCTTAGGGGCTCTAGTTAAAACCCTCTGTAAACTAGACTATCCTGCCGAACGGTATGAAGTATGGATTGTCGATGATAACAGTACTGATAAGACACCAGACGTTCTGGCACAATTGTCTGAAGAGTATTCTCAACTCCATGTGCTGCGACGATCGGCAGAAGATGGGGGCGGAAAGTCAGGTGCCTTGAATCAGGTTTTGCCCTTGACCCAAGGCGACATTATTGGGGTTTTTGATGCAGATGCTCAGGTCTCTGCTGATCTACTCTGTCGAGTTTTACCTCTGTTTGATGATCAGCAGATGGGCGCGGTCCAAGTTCGTAAACAGATTGCGAACGCTGATACAAATTTTTGGACCCGAGGTCAGTCCGCTGAAATGGGATTAGACCTGTATCTTCAACAGCAACGGATTGCAGTGGGAGGAGTGGGTGAGCTTCGAGGTAATGGTCAATTTGTCCGTCGCCAAGCGTTGGCCAGTTGTGGCGGTTGGAATGAGGCGACTATTACCGATGATTTGGATTTGACCTTCCGCTTACATCTGAATCATTGGGATATCGGTATTTTGCCTCTGCCTGCTGTGCGAGAGGAAGGGGTGACCCGGGCTGTCGCCCTTTGGCATCAACGGAATCGTTGGGCAGAAGGAGGATATCAACGGTATTTAGATTATTGGCCCTTAATTATTCGTAACCGCTTAGGGCCCCGTAAAACCTTTGATTTAGTCGTGTTTTGGTTTGCTCAGTATGTCCTTCCCACTGCGGCTGTGCCTGACTTGGTGATGGCCACAGCCCGCAATCAGCTTCCTTTGTTAATGCCGATGACCAGTGTGACTATGTTGTTGTCCTTGGTGGGGATGTGGAATGGGTTAGATCGCATTCGTAGAGCTGAACAAGTTGCCCCTTCACCGTTTGTGATGTTCTTACAAACGGTAAGAGGGACTCTATATACTTGCCATTGGTTTTTGGTGATGGCCTGTGTCACGGCCCGGATGTCCATTCGACCAAAACGCTTGAAATGGGTAAAAACCCTTCGTCAGGATGACTACCAGATTTATGTACCTGATTAG
- a CDS encoding 5-formyltetrahydrofolate cyclo-ligase, producing MQSSGSNPQLDKNTLRRQLLTQRQSMPVEQWRLFSQTLCQQLLDSSLWGQAKTVLAYMTFRQEPDLSWLFLQGQDREWGLPRCVGQHLIWHRCNPLNSQMLQKGKYGIWEPYPDFPELSADEIDLILVPAVACDRNGYRLGYGGGYYDRLLASPSWADIPTIGIVFERDLLEQLPTESWDQPLKAICTEKGIAKLLPSKNPL from the coding sequence GTGCAGTCTTCTGGCTCTAATCCTCAACTCGACAAGAATACTTTGAGACGTCAATTGCTGACGCAGCGTCAATCGATGCCTGTTGAGCAATGGCGTCTTTTTAGTCAGACTCTCTGCCAGCAGTTACTAGATTCATCCCTCTGGGGGCAAGCCAAAACCGTTTTGGCTTATATGACATTTCGACAAGAACCCGATTTAAGCTGGCTGTTTTTACAAGGACAAGACCGAGAGTGGGGCCTCCCTCGATGTGTGGGACAGCATTTGATTTGGCATCGCTGTAATCCCCTAAACTCCCAAATGCTGCAAAAGGGTAAGTATGGAATTTGGGAACCTTATCCAGATTTTCCTGAGTTATCGGCTGATGAGATTGATCTGATTTTGGTGCCAGCTGTGGCTTGCGATCGCAACGGGTATCGCTTGGGGTATGGCGGTGGATATTACGACCGCTTATTAGCCTCACCCAGTTGGGCTGATATCCCAACCATCGGAATTGTCTTTGAACGAGATCTCTTAGAGCAACTTCCCACTGAATCTTGGGACCAACCCTTAAAGGCTATTTGCACAGAAAAAGGGATAGCGAAATTACTGCCATCCAAAAACCCTCTTTAA
- a CDS encoding DUF3120 domain-containing protein has product MKQTFQSSLRQTIQSMGTFQSWMLFSAAMFLVSLPVLIQAPLVRTWPWLSLVATGGWLLGSYGLMRQDKTQIWGDLLFGFALAWFSGSIYWGWFRAEPLWHVPMEAIGLPIAIWALLNSRLKIGSLFFLGSLIGSTVTDVYFFLVDLMPTWRVLIQTDQTEAMALLPKALEHTQTPWGQFWAMVLVVGLCVMSIRPLLPPDTWTGQKDQLCWWAFSGSVLGTLLVDSLFLLVATQF; this is encoded by the coding sequence TTGAAACAAACTTTTCAAAGCTCCCTCAGGCAAACCATTCAAAGCATGGGGACGTTTCAGAGCTGGATGCTATTCAGCGCCGCGATGTTTTTGGTGTCCTTACCTGTGCTGATCCAAGCGCCTTTGGTGAGGACTTGGCCATGGCTAAGTCTGGTGGCCACAGGAGGGTGGCTTTTGGGAAGTTATGGGTTGATGCGTCAAGACAAAACTCAAATCTGGGGTGATTTGCTGTTTGGCTTTGCTTTGGCCTGGTTCTCCGGCTCAATTTATTGGGGTTGGTTTCGAGCAGAGCCTTTATGGCACGTGCCGATGGAAGCGATTGGTTTACCCATCGCCATTTGGGCCTTACTCAATTCCCGTCTTAAAATTGGCTCTCTGTTCTTTTTAGGGTCTTTGATTGGCTCAACCGTCACGGATGTGTATTTCTTCCTGGTGGATTTAATGCCCACCTGGCGAGTCTTGATTCAAACGGATCAAACAGAAGCTATGGCACTATTGCCAAAAGCTTTAGAGCATACCCAAACCCCTTGGGGACAATTTTGGGCGATGGTTTTAGTGGTTGGACTCTGTGTGATGAGTATTCGCCCCTTACTGCCCCCGGATACCTGGACAGGGCAAAAAGACCAGCTCTGTTGGTGGGCTTTCTCAGGATCTGTATTGGGCACGCTGCTAGTGGATAGTTTGTTCTTATTGGTGGCAACCCAGTTTTAG
- the dtd gene encoding D-aminoacyl-tRNA deacylase — MRIILQRVNESRVEVAGQMIGEIQKGLNLLVGITPSDTEQEVAWMARKCLELRIFPDSSGKLSQSVQDIEGELLVISQFTLYGDCRKGRRPSFDQAAPGAIAEKIYDQFVAKLRASGLQVETGQFGAMMNVYIENDGPVTLILERKAERQIP, encoded by the coding sequence ATGCGCATTATTTTGCAAAGAGTTAATGAATCACGGGTCGAAGTTGCGGGTCAAATGATTGGCGAAATTCAAAAAGGTCTCAATTTATTAGTAGGAATTACCCCTTCTGATACGGAGCAAGAAGTGGCTTGGATGGCCCGTAAATGTTTGGAGCTACGAATCTTTCCCGATTCGTCGGGCAAGCTGTCCCAGTCTGTCCAAGATATAGAGGGCGAATTACTCGTGATTAGCCAGTTTACATTGTATGGAGATTGTCGGAAGGGGCGGCGGCCTTCCTTCGATCAAGCGGCACCCGGTGCCATCGCAGAAAAGATTTATGATCAATTCGTGGCCAAACTGAGAGCCAGCGGTTTACAGGTCGAAACGGGACAGTTTGGCGCCATGATGAATGTTTATATCGAAAATGATGGTCCTGTAACTTTAATTTTGGAACGAAAGGCTGAAAGGCAAATACCATAA
- the glmS gene encoding glutamine--fructose-6-phosphate transaminase (isomerizing) has translation MCGIVGYIGPQTASGILLSGLQKLEYRGYDSAGIATVSEAQLQCIRAKGKLHHLEEKLASWENSAVLGIGHTRWATHGKPEEHNAHPHRDAHDRLAVVQNGIIENYRDLREELKERGCTFRSETDTEVIPHLIAEKLDALKSAGKPSLLEAVRQAVNQLEGAFAIAVVSADFPDELIVARQQAPLVVGCGDGEYFCASDTPALIHHTRTVLNLENQELARLTTQGVNLYHFDGNRVRRPPHTLNWNPVMVEKQGFKHFMLKEIYEQPGVVRTCLEQYVDSSWQPEQEKSPIRLNLAPELTENLESIQIMACGTSWHASLVGKHLLEQLAGIPTVVQYASEFRYAPSPLTANTLTIGVTQSGETADTLAALETEQQRRAQQPPHLQARLLGITNRPESSLARLVPAIIDTHAGIEIGVAATKTFMAQLMAFYFLAIELAHQRKTVPPQRLGEIINGLQQLPAQLEQVLESQERYVETLAHDFVETQDFIYIGRGINFPIALEGALKLKEISYIHAEGYPAGEMKHGPIALLDAKVPVVAIAMPGTVFEKVLSNAQEARARDARLIGVTPMDEREAKETFDTLLPVPAVDEIISPLLTVVPLQLLSYHIAALRGLDVDQPRNLAKSVTVE, from the coding sequence ATGTGCGGTATTGTCGGTTACATTGGTCCTCAGACGGCCAGCGGAATTCTGCTCTCAGGTCTACAAAAACTGGAATATCGAGGTTACGATTCAGCGGGGATTGCCACTGTGTCAGAGGCCCAGCTCCAATGTATTCGGGCTAAGGGCAAACTTCATCACCTGGAAGAGAAGTTGGCCAGTTGGGAAAATTCGGCTGTTCTGGGCATTGGCCACACGCGATGGGCCACGCACGGCAAACCTGAAGAACATAACGCCCATCCCCATCGAGATGCTCACGACCGCTTGGCTGTGGTGCAAAACGGGATTATCGAAAACTATCGAGACCTCCGAGAGGAACTGAAAGAGCGGGGCTGTACATTTCGCTCTGAAACCGATACAGAGGTTATCCCCCATCTAATCGCGGAAAAGCTTGACGCTCTGAAATCGGCTGGAAAGCCTTCCCTACTAGAAGCGGTTCGACAAGCAGTCAATCAGTTGGAAGGCGCATTTGCGATCGCAGTGGTGTCCGCTGACTTCCCAGATGAACTGATCGTGGCTCGTCAGCAAGCCCCCTTAGTGGTGGGATGTGGGGATGGCGAATATTTCTGTGCCTCCGATACACCAGCTTTGATTCACCATACCCGCACGGTCTTAAACCTAGAAAACCAAGAACTGGCCCGCTTGACTACTCAGGGGGTCAACCTCTACCACTTCGATGGTAACCGGGTTCGTCGCCCACCCCACACCCTCAACTGGAATCCAGTCATGGTGGAGAAGCAAGGCTTCAAACACTTTATGCTCAAGGAAATCTATGAGCAGCCAGGGGTCGTGCGCACTTGCCTGGAACAGTATGTAGATAGCAGCTGGCAGCCGGAACAGGAGAAAAGTCCCATTCGCCTGAATTTAGCGCCAGAGTTGACTGAGAACCTAGAAAGCATTCAAATTATGGCCTGCGGGACTAGCTGGCATGCCAGTTTGGTGGGCAAGCATCTGCTGGAACAGTTGGCAGGTATTCCAACGGTGGTTCAGTATGCCTCGGAGTTTCGGTATGCACCGTCACCCTTGACGGCCAATACCCTCACGATTGGGGTTACTCAGTCCGGAGAAACCGCCGACACTCTAGCTGCATTAGAAACGGAACAACAGCGTCGTGCCCAGCAACCTCCTCATTTACAGGCTCGTCTGTTAGGTATAACCAATCGCCCCGAAAGTTCTCTGGCTCGCCTAGTGCCCGCTATTATTGATACCCATGCCGGGATTGAAATTGGGGTGGCAGCCACTAAAACCTTTATGGCTCAACTGATGGCCTTTTACTTTTTGGCGATTGAGTTGGCCCATCAACGCAAAACAGTTCCCCCCCAGCGCTTAGGTGAAATTATCAATGGTCTGCAACAGCTCCCTGCCCAGCTAGAGCAGGTTTTAGAAAGTCAGGAGCGCTATGTGGAAACCCTGGCCCATGACTTTGTAGAAACCCAGGACTTTATCTATATCGGTCGAGGCATTAATTTCCCCATTGCCCTAGAAGGAGCACTAAAGCTAAAGGAAATTAGCTATATCCATGCGGAGGGATATCCGGCAGGGGAGATGAAGCATGGTCCCATCGCCTTGCTCGATGCCAAGGTACCAGTGGTTGCGATCGCAATGCCAGGAACGGTCTTTGAAAAGGTTCTCTCCAATGCCCAAGAGGCACGGGCACGGGATGCTCGGTTGATTGGCGTTACTCCCATGGATGAGCGGGAAGCCAAAGAGACCTTTGATACGTTGTTACCTGTACCTGCGGTGGATGAGATTATTTCGCCATTACTGACGGTGGTGCCGTTGCAGTTGTTGTCCTATCATATTGCCGCCCTGCGGGGTTTAGATGTGGATCAACCTCGCAATTTGGCTAAATCCGTGACGGTTGAGTAA
- a CDS encoding S1 RNA-binding domain-containing protein, with product MKVLFTQNKVNESPKGWIFMHIETDEICTVIHTSSVFDPYPELYVWLGKIRDSHLPAKMVINEEGRGVELIAESTETDLLCFRIEPWMSYEDQTRLKIFIKPSNLVLAFTNSIIEFIDLHYQRSRWSSSDNLSNINWHNLLTPENTAYDRWEQRLAIYGGGEDRNAQEAQQHRQKYLTVTQQILRQFIADLSTSLLLAVYGRPIDAYKLSSFYENLITDLAVNEIDLHWYQERQSKIHQEIGELDFSGHRHPAHIYHERQARLETLQVGQIVDGKVHKIQPDGVFVDIGGCFALLLNSAISHDPIDDPKQVFRRHAWVRAIITWMDIEKGRVLLSTADLEPQPGDMLIDPLAVYKRAEETARNQSE from the coding sequence ATGAAAGTCCTCTTTACTCAAAATAAAGTTAATGAGTCACCCAAGGGTTGGATCTTTATGCATATAGAGACTGATGAGATTTGTACCGTCATTCACACATCCTCAGTATTTGATCCTTATCCAGAGCTTTATGTGTGGCTAGGAAAAATTCGAGATTCTCATCTTCCCGCCAAAATGGTAATCAATGAAGAAGGTCGAGGAGTTGAGCTGATTGCAGAAAGTACTGAGACAGACCTTCTCTGTTTTAGGATTGAGCCATGGATGTCTTATGAAGACCAAACGCGACTCAAAATTTTCATCAAACCAAGCAACCTAGTTTTAGCTTTTACTAATAGCATTATTGAATTTATTGATCTCCACTATCAGCGTTCTCGGTGGTCAAGTTCTGACAATCTTAGTAATATTAATTGGCACAACTTACTCACCCCAGAAAACACTGCTTATGATCGCTGGGAGCAAAGGCTAGCAATATATGGAGGAGGTGAAGACAGAAATGCTCAAGAAGCTCAGCAACATCGACAAAAGTACTTGACCGTAACCCAACAAATCTTACGGCAATTTATCGCTGATCTTTCCACATCTCTTCTGCTAGCGGTATATGGACGACCAATTGATGCTTACAAGCTCTCAAGTTTTTATGAGAATCTCATCACTGATCTGGCAGTAAACGAAATTGATTTACATTGGTATCAAGAAAGGCAGTCTAAAATCCATCAAGAAATAGGCGAACTAGATTTTTCAGGTCATCGCCATCCCGCACATATTTATCATGAACGCCAAGCACGTCTGGAAACTCTACAAGTTGGACAGATCGTAGACGGTAAAGTTCATAAAATTCAACCCGATGGTGTTTTTGTAGATATTGGAGGATGTTTTGCCCTATTGCTTAATTCCGCTATTTCTCATGATCCTATTGACGATCCCAAACAAGTTTTTCGACGACATGCTTGGGTCAGAGCTATCATCACTTGGATGGATATAGAAAAAGGAAGAGTTTTGTTGTCGACGGCTGATTTAGAACCTCAACCGGGTGACATGCTGATAGATCCTCTAGCCGTCTATAAAAGAGCTGAAGAGACGGCAAGAAATCAGTCTGAGTAA
- a CDS encoding phenylacetate--CoA ligase family protein, translating into MAGSLRNTIKALQTFLDTSLEELIVSPTSVSAQVLSLFHRVAQTVPAYKDFLQQQGIDPTQIQTLEDFVTLPLTTKDNYLRQFPLPRLCRDGKLETCDMMAVSSGSTGEPTFWPRFITDEYQIATRFEQIFADSFAADQKRTLAVVCFALGTWVGGMYTANCCRHLASKGYPLTVITPGNNKTEILRVVQALGPMFEQVVLLGYPPFLKDVIDTGLTEGVPWPQYHLKWVMAGEVFSEAWRDLIGTRVGSTNSCFDSASLYGTADAGVLGNETPLSICIRRFLANHPDIAAEVFGEARLPTLVQYDPTSRYFEVTEEGTLLFSGNNGIPLIRYHICDRGGIFPYDQMLAFLQAHGFDAITTLQQQGHAPIRPLPFVYVFGRSHFTVSFFGANIYPENVTVGLEQPEICDWVTGKFVMQVQTDADQNSHLVIYVELAPGQTASIAREHAMAQSILQQLRRLNSEFANYVPASYQTPQIHLLANGDPTYFPVGIKHRYTRSPENSRID; encoded by the coding sequence ATGGCTGGCTCTCTCCGGAATACAATTAAGGCTTTACAGACGTTCCTCGACACGTCCTTAGAGGAGCTGATTGTTTCCCCAACTTCTGTCTCTGCGCAAGTCCTATCTTTGTTTCATCGGGTTGCCCAGACGGTTCCGGCGTACAAAGACTTCCTGCAACAACAGGGGATTGACCCTACACAAATTCAGACGCTAGAAGACTTTGTCACTCTACCTCTAACGACTAAAGATAATTATTTACGGCAGTTTCCACTGCCTCGTCTCTGTCGTGACGGCAAGTTGGAGACCTGTGACATGATGGCGGTATCTTCTGGATCGACGGGAGAACCGACCTTTTGGCCGCGCTTCATCACTGATGAATATCAAATTGCGACTCGTTTTGAGCAAATTTTTGCCGATAGCTTTGCCGCAGATCAAAAGCGGACTCTCGCGGTGGTTTGCTTTGCCTTAGGGACCTGGGTAGGAGGGATGTATACCGCCAACTGTTGTCGTCATTTAGCCAGTAAAGGCTATCCCCTCACAGTGATTACGCCTGGCAATAATAAAACTGAAATTCTGCGGGTGGTACAAGCCCTGGGGCCGATGTTTGAGCAGGTTGTACTGCTGGGATATCCACCATTTCTCAAGGATGTCATTGATACAGGACTGACAGAAGGGGTTCCGTGGCCTCAATACCATCTCAAATGGGTGATGGCCGGGGAAGTGTTTAGCGAAGCATGGCGAGATTTAATCGGGACGCGGGTCGGTTCAACTAACTCCTGCTTTGACTCGGCCTCTTTGTATGGCACAGCAGATGCCGGGGTACTGGGAAATGAAACCCCGCTCAGCATTTGTATTCGTCGATTTTTGGCTAATCATCCAGATATTGCAGCTGAGGTATTTGGGGAAGCTCGCTTGCCGACCCTAGTTCAGTACGATCCCACGAGTCGATATTTCGAAGTCACTGAAGAGGGAACACTTCTATTCTCGGGTAATAATGGAATTCCCCTCATTCGGTATCACATTTGCGATCGCGGTGGTATTTTCCCCTACGATCAGATGTTGGCGTTTTTGCAGGCTCATGGCTTTGATGCGATTACAACATTGCAACAACAAGGCCATGCCCCTATTCGCCCCCTACCCTTTGTCTATGTATTTGGCCGCTCTCATTTCACCGTATCGTTTTTTGGGGCCAATATCTATCCAGAGAATGTGACGGTGGGTCTAGAACAGCCGGAGATTTGCGATTGGGTCACAGGCAAATTTGTGATGCAGGTGCAAACGGATGCCGATCAAAACTCTCATTTAGTGATTTATGTAGAACTTGCACCAGGTCAAACGGCTAGCATAGCCAGAGAGCATGCGATGGCTCAATCCATCTTGCAACAGCTTCGCAGACTCAATAGTGAATTTGCTAACTATGTTCCTGCAAGCTATCAAACCCCACAGATTCACTTATTGGCTAACGGCGATCCGACCTACTTTCCAGTAGGGATTAAACACCGATATACCCGATCTCCAGAGAACTCAAGAATCGATTAG